A part of Kitasatospora acidiphila genomic DNA contains:
- a CDS encoding helix-turn-helix transcriptional regulator, translating into MSTVNTPADTASRPLSDALAPHADALAPSADALAPSADALAPSAPIERPASPAHTASPELRRQELAAFLRSRRERITPEQVGLPSTGRRRTPGLRREEVAQLASVGVTWYTWLEQGRDIQVSGQVLAAVSRALLLDPNERAHLYTLAGAADPVPSKDCPIVTPVVQRVLDQLAPLPACVLNARYDVLAYNDMYVKLLGELDDLPFEQRNLIWLLFTDPGYRARYLDPEAASRTVVARLRTGLAEHVGDPAWKALLNRLRQASPEFEEAWARYDVAAQVAGGIKGFVHPVVGSLRMNYTSMWLGPRQGARVTVYTPSDEDSEARLQQLARP; encoded by the coding sequence ATGTCCACCGTCAACACCCCTGCCGACACGGCCAGTCGACCGCTGTCCGACGCCCTCGCGCCGCACGCGGACGCCCTCGCGCCGTCCGCCGACGCCCTCGCGCCGTCCGCCGACGCCCTCGCGCCGTCCGCGCCGATCGAGCGTCCCGCGTCGCCCGCGCACACCGCCAGCCCCGAGCTGCGCCGCCAGGAGCTGGCCGCGTTCCTGCGCAGCCGCCGGGAGCGCATCACCCCGGAGCAGGTCGGCCTGCCGTCCACCGGCCGCCGGCGCACGCCGGGGCTGCGCCGCGAGGAGGTGGCGCAGCTCGCCTCGGTGGGCGTCACCTGGTACACGTGGCTGGAGCAGGGCCGGGACATCCAGGTGTCGGGCCAGGTGCTGGCCGCCGTCTCCCGGGCGCTGCTGCTGGACCCCAACGAGCGGGCCCACCTCTACACGCTGGCCGGCGCGGCCGATCCGGTGCCGAGCAAGGACTGCCCGATCGTCACCCCCGTGGTGCAGCGGGTGCTGGACCAGCTCGCCCCGCTGCCCGCCTGCGTGCTGAACGCCCGGTACGACGTGCTGGCGTACAACGACATGTACGTGAAGCTGCTGGGTGAGCTGGATGATCTGCCGTTCGAGCAGCGCAACCTGATCTGGCTGCTCTTCACCGACCCCGGGTACCGCGCCCGCTACCTCGACCCGGAGGCCGCCAGCCGGACCGTGGTCGCCCGGCTGCGCACGGGGCTGGCCGAGCACGTGGGCGATCCGGCCTGGAAGGCGCTGCTGAACCGGCTGCGCCAGGCCTCGCCGGAGTTCGAGGAGGCCTGGGCGCGGTATGACGTCGCGGCCCAGGTGGCGGGCGGCATCAAGGGCTTCGTGCACCCGGTGGTGGGCTCGCTGCGGATGAACTACACCTCCATGTGGCTGGGACCGCGCCAGGGCGCCCGGGTGACCGTCTACACCCCCAGCGACGAGGACTCGGAAGCTCGGCTGCAGCAGCTCGCCCGGCCCTGA
- a CDS encoding MFS transporter: protein MPLGCAPGTPNATLVPGSSGTRITRLWYQAIADGIVVVVTKQLEQQLDRPQALTGRLPLPTAPAPAAVPASAEHRSLSALGLITVLLGAFLPMLDFFIVNVALPTIDHDLAAGPAVLELVAAGYGIAFAVLLVLGGRLGDSLGRRKLFIAGAALFALTSLACGLAPTAWTLVGARVAQGAAAALLIPQVLATITASTSGPHRARALSIYGAAGGIAVVIGQVLGGMLVQADLFGSSWRAVFLLNVPFALAAGVLALRAVPESRSDAPSRVDLPGTLLLCAALLSLFVPLMEGRAVGWPLWTWVSLGLFPFIAWAFITVERRSEAAGQTPLVPLTLLRIPEMRRGLGIALPYFGNFGAFMFILAITLQQGLHLSPVDSGWALVPLAVGYFSTSLAGPRLIGRFGSRVITAGSLIMPVGLIVLMVTVLADFKHLGIFSLLPAMFLIGSGNGLVGTPLFRVVLSTVPLERAGVGSGVLATTQQSSLALGVATLGTLFLSLVPTMGMAHALALVLVIELAGAAVVTFLSTRLPRSMG from the coding sequence ATGCCCCTAGGATGCGCCCCTGGCACACCGAACGCGACCCTGGTGCCGGGTAGTTCTGGTACCAGGATAACGAGACTCTGGTACCAGGCTATTGCGGACGGGATCGTAGTCGTCGTGACCAAGCAACTGGAACAGCAACTGGACCGCCCGCAAGCCCTCACCGGCCGCCTCCCCCTCCCGACCGCCCCCGCCCCGGCAGCCGTCCCCGCCTCCGCCGAGCACCGCTCCCTCTCGGCCCTCGGCCTGATCACCGTCCTGCTCGGCGCCTTCCTGCCGATGCTCGACTTCTTCATCGTCAACGTCGCGCTGCCCACCATCGACCACGACCTGGCCGCCGGCCCGGCCGTGCTGGAACTGGTCGCCGCCGGCTACGGCATCGCCTTCGCCGTCCTGCTGGTACTCGGCGGACGGCTCGGCGACAGCCTCGGCCGCCGCAAGCTGTTCATCGCCGGCGCGGCCCTGTTCGCCCTCACCTCGTTGGCCTGCGGCCTGGCCCCCACCGCCTGGACCCTGGTCGGCGCCCGGGTCGCCCAGGGCGCCGCGGCCGCGCTGCTGATCCCGCAGGTGCTCGCCACCATCACCGCCTCCACCAGCGGCCCGCACCGGGCCCGTGCGCTGAGCATCTACGGTGCGGCCGGAGGCATCGCCGTGGTGATCGGCCAGGTGCTCGGCGGCATGCTGGTGCAGGCCGACCTGTTCGGCAGCAGCTGGCGCGCGGTCTTCCTGCTCAACGTGCCGTTCGCGCTGGCCGCCGGCGTGCTGGCGCTGCGCGCCGTGCCCGAGAGCCGCTCCGACGCGCCCAGCCGCGTCGACCTGCCCGGCACCCTGCTGCTCTGCGCCGCGCTGCTCAGCCTGTTCGTGCCGCTGATGGAGGGCCGCGCGGTCGGCTGGCCGCTGTGGACCTGGGTCTCGCTGGGCCTCTTCCCGTTCATCGCTTGGGCGTTCATCACCGTCGAGCGCCGCTCGGAGGCCGCCGGTCAGACGCCGCTGGTGCCGCTGACGCTGCTGCGGATCCCCGAAATGCGCCGCGGACTGGGCATCGCGCTCCCCTACTTCGGCAACTTCGGCGCCTTCATGTTCATCCTGGCGATCACCCTGCAGCAGGGCCTGCACCTGAGCCCCGTCGACTCCGGCTGGGCCCTGGTCCCGCTCGCCGTCGGCTACTTCTCCACCTCGCTGGCCGGCCCGCGCCTGATCGGCCGGTTCGGCAGCCGGGTGATAACGGCGGGCTCGCTGATCATGCCGGTCGGTCTGATCGTGCTGATGGTGACGGTCCTGGCCGACTTCAAGCACCTGGGCATCTTCTCGCTGCTGCCCGCCATGTTCCTGATCGGCAGCGGCAACGGCCTGGTCGGCACCCCGCTGTTCCGGGTCGTGCTGTCCACCGTCCCGCTGGAGCGGGCGGGCGTCGGCAGCGGTGTCCTCGCCACCACGCAGCAGTCCAGCCTCGCCCTGGGCGTGGCGACCCTGGGCACCCTGTTCCTCTCCCTGGTGCCCACGATGGGGATGGCGCACGCACTGGCCCTGGTGCTGGTGATCGAGCTGGCCGGCGCCGCCGTGGTCACCTTCCTGTCGACCCGCCTGCCGCGGTCCATGGGGTGA
- a CDS encoding LuxR C-terminal-related transcriptional regulator yields the protein MRVVIAEDNVLLSNGLELLLTAKGFHVAAITQDAPGFVAAVTEHRPDVTIVDVRLPPTFRDEGIHAAIQARRRHPGLPVLVLSQYVEQQYAGELISDGRGGVGYLLKDRVSRVSEFTDALRRVAAGGTVMDPEVIGQLLTRPAHDPIAALTPREREVLALMAEGKDNATIAARLVITDNAVHKHIGNIFAKLGLSPTDSGHRRVLAVLTYLSRH from the coding sequence GTGCGGGTCGTGATCGCCGAGGACAACGTCCTGCTGTCCAATGGACTGGAACTCCTGCTGACCGCCAAGGGCTTTCACGTCGCCGCGATCACCCAGGACGCCCCCGGCTTCGTCGCCGCCGTCACCGAACACCGGCCGGACGTCACCATCGTCGACGTACGGCTACCGCCGACCTTCCGCGACGAGGGCATCCACGCCGCCATCCAGGCCCGCCGTCGGCACCCCGGTCTGCCCGTGCTCGTCCTCTCCCAGTACGTCGAGCAGCAGTACGCCGGCGAGCTGATCTCCGATGGACGCGGCGGCGTCGGCTACCTCCTCAAGGACCGGGTGAGCCGGGTGAGCGAGTTCACCGACGCACTGCGGCGGGTCGCTGCCGGCGGAACCGTCATGGACCCCGAGGTGATCGGGCAGCTCCTCACCCGTCCCGCCCACGACCCGATTGCCGCCCTCACGCCACGCGAACGCGAAGTTCTCGCCCTGATGGCCGAGGGAAAGGACAACGCCACGATCGCGGCCAGGCTCGTCATCACCGACAACGCCGTCCACAAGCACATCGGCAACATCTTCGCCAAACTCGGCCTCTCGCCGACCGACAGCGGCCACCGCCGCGTCCTCGCAGTCCTCACCTATCTCAGCCGCCACTGA
- a CDS encoding MATE family efflux transporter gives MPPLPSPRQTRRALLTLGLPVYGELLSGVIAGVIDTAWLARLGASAVGAAAVATTTENVLLGVILMANVGTTVLLAEAQARGRHDAPPLIARAAAILWLALTPLVAVAGFLLRHQLAGLLVGAEAETARLTGEFYAIAFPGIAVFFAQNVVDGIFKGMGDTRTPMRTALLANGCVLVLDPLLIYGAHLGVRGAALALVLGRAIALVRSLTRLPLRPKPSPVRELVPVMRRLLAVGLPASGDFVVRMGIAMSLVGIVARFGEGQLAAYGIGTKVILFITMACYAVRQAASILTARHCEAHDAETARNLIARQAVLVAMSVAAAGGLALALGGRWVLAGFTDAPGVLSAGTVLLRYLVPYLVLLAGWWHSAGCSWAAGAAGRCSG, from the coding sequence ATGCCACCATTGCCGTCGCCCCGCCAGACCCGCCGCGCCCTGCTGACGCTCGGCCTGCCGGTCTACGGGGAGTTGCTCTCCGGCGTCATCGCCGGCGTCATCGACACCGCCTGGCTGGCCCGCCTGGGCGCTTCGGCCGTGGGCGCCGCCGCCGTGGCCACCACCACGGAGAACGTCCTGCTCGGCGTCATCCTGATGGCCAACGTCGGCACCACCGTGCTGCTCGCCGAGGCGCAGGCGCGCGGTCGACACGACGCCCCGCCCCTGATCGCACGGGCGGCCGCCATCCTCTGGCTGGCGCTCACGCCGCTCGTCGCGGTCGCAGGCTTTCTGCTGCGCCACCAGCTGGCGGGACTACTCGTCGGGGCCGAGGCCGAAACCGCCCGACTCACCGGGGAGTTCTACGCCATCGCGTTTCCCGGCATCGCGGTCTTCTTCGCCCAGAACGTGGTGGACGGCATCTTCAAGGGAATGGGCGACACCCGGACTCCGATGCGGACCGCACTGCTCGCCAACGGGTGCGTCCTGGTGCTCGATCCGCTGCTCATCTACGGCGCCCATCTCGGGGTCCGGGGTGCCGCGTTGGCCCTGGTGCTCGGGCGGGCGATCGCGCTGGTCCGCAGCCTGACGCGCCTGCCGCTACGGCCGAAGCCTTCCCCCGTGCGGGAGTTGGTCCCGGTGATGCGTCGGCTGCTGGCGGTCGGGCTGCCGGCATCGGGGGACTTCGTGGTGCGGATGGGCATCGCCATGAGCCTGGTCGGCATCGTCGCCCGGTTCGGCGAGGGCCAGCTGGCGGCCTACGGGATCGGGACCAAGGTGATCCTCTTCATCACCATGGCCTGCTATGCCGTTCGCCAGGCGGCCAGCATCCTCACCGCCCGCCATTGCGAAGCCCATGACGCGGAAACAGCACGGAACCTGATCGCTCGTCAGGCTGTGCTGGTGGCGATGTCCGTCGCCGCCGCCGGTGGGCTGGCGCTCGCCCTGGGCGGGCGCTGGGTGCTGGCCGGATTCACCGACGCACCAGGCGTGTTGAGCGCGGGCACGGTACTGCTGCGCTACCTGGTGCCGTATCTGGTGCTGCTGGCGGGGTGGTGGCACTCGGCGGGGTGTTCCTGGGCGGCGGGCGCAGCCGGGCGGTGTTCGGGGTGA
- a CDS encoding maleylpyruvate isomerase family mycothiol-dependent enzyme, whose amino-acid sequence MHETIKGLAASAARLTAAVDRLTDAEVREPTALPGWTRAHAIAHIARSIDAYLWLLALARTGVEPGPRQTGAQIGQAVEEWAARPAAELAADLADRVAVLLAAAEAMPEERWEYLVSALAGWRHPAWYTLLRARREIETHHVDLAVGYRPADWPADYVAWALDETLTALHAREFPLGRVSAADLGRSWEGSGDGVTVHGDGHALLAWLAGRESADALTTGALTADGPLPEPPSWPLPPTPGWN is encoded by the coding sequence GTGCACGAGACGATCAAGGGCCTCGCCGCCTCCGCCGCCCGCCTCACCGCCGCCGTCGACCGGCTCACCGACGCCGAGGTGCGGGAGCCCACCGCGCTGCCGGGGTGGACCAGGGCACACGCCATCGCCCACATCGCACGCAGCATCGACGCGTACCTGTGGCTGCTGGCATTGGCGCGCACCGGGGTTGAGCCGGGCCCTCGGCAGACCGGGGCGCAGATCGGGCAGGCCGTGGAGGAGTGGGCCGCGCGGCCGGCCGCCGAGCTGGCGGCGGATCTGGCGGACCGGGTGGCGGTACTGCTGGCGGCTGCCGAGGCGATGCCCGAGGAGCGCTGGGAGTACCTGGTGAGCGCGCTGGCCGGGTGGCGGCACCCCGCCTGGTACACGCTGCTCCGGGCCCGGCGCGAGATCGAGACGCACCATGTGGACCTGGCCGTCGGCTACCGCCCGGCCGACTGGCCCGCCGACTACGTGGCCTGGGCGCTGGACGAGACGCTGACCGCCCTGCACGCCCGGGAGTTTCCACTCGGCCGCGTCAGCGCAGCTGATCTGGGCCGCAGTTGGGAGGGCTCCGGCGACGGTGTGACGGTGCACGGGGACGGCCACGCGCTGCTCGCCTGGCTCGCGGGCCGGGAGTCCGCCGACGCCCTCACTACCGGTGCCCTCACTGCCGACGGACCGCTTCCCGAGCCGCCGAGCTGGCCGCTTCCGCCGACCCCCGGCTGGAACTGA
- a CDS encoding tetratricopeptide repeat protein, which yields MTPHSVHNEITGGVFFAPVIQGQVVNLQLPPTIAPALSGLPPATGSFTGRDREIGAILQALAPDQPPVLVSALSGLAGIGKTELAVQAAVRAVREEGWFPGGVLFVDLFGYDPDRRLTPERALDGLLRALGIPAEHIPPGLQDRARLYRSALDALATAGRRILLVLDNAASAAQVEPLLPTDGRTAALVTSRHTLDIGARLHDLDTLTPDAAVDLLARAIHEARGADDTRIAADPEAAATIAELCAGLPLALRIAAALLADHPTRPVASLAQALATAHTRLDRLRREDRAVRAAFDLSYQQLAHAQARLFRLLPLNPGPDVGTEAAAELLGEDPYESESLLQDLARAHLIEPGQAWGRWRLHDLVRLYADRLGGERGEEDGRKDAQERLCQYYLLGTDAASAYLVELDSEGAPRFPDRSSALAWLDGEYANVVALALAIAASPQDGVGRVVDLAAGLMPFCNLRRRYDDDIRMFTAALQVCQSSGDLQQEREVLSGLAIVLSAAYRFDEALAMHTRALAICHRLGDDRRATAELGRLSSVLIGLNRYEEAADASRAAATTFQESGDVLGEATALTSLGMALYQAQRLEEAVAANASAVDCYRALGMRVMEAVAATNTGLALQGLGRFHEAHQVLSQAIAVFREFGDRAQEGDALTKLGMTLAELGRFEEAVDAFAESLAISREFGDRHLEVGDLANLGLALGSAERFTEAVDTLGEATALARDLDDAHAEADVCDKLGSVLRGGGHFEEAAEAHRQAVLLFEDLYAPYSATSARCHLGLALLALDRATEAVDAFQGAVVGYRDLTAPHDEGCAFHSLGLALLLAGRPTEAAEAQTRAIALFQGTSDRLQEARAWHALGHVQCYLSKFTEAQDSHARALALFTELADHEAAAGARLGAAIAHNEHWLRSDPPQLPYSSNVNSQA from the coding sequence GTGACCCCGCACTCCGTCCACAACGAGATCACCGGCGGCGTCTTCTTCGCCCCGGTGATCCAGGGCCAGGTGGTCAACCTCCAGCTGCCGCCCACCATCGCGCCCGCGCTCTCCGGACTGCCGCCCGCCACCGGCTCGTTCACCGGCCGCGACCGCGAGATCGGGGCCATCCTCCAAGCACTGGCTCCGGACCAACCACCGGTGCTCGTGTCGGCGCTATCCGGGCTGGCCGGGATCGGCAAGACCGAGCTGGCCGTTCAGGCCGCCGTCCGGGCGGTGCGCGAGGAGGGGTGGTTCCCGGGCGGAGTCCTCTTCGTCGACCTCTTCGGCTACGACCCCGACCGCCGCCTTACCCCCGAGCGCGCCCTGGACGGCCTGCTCCGCGCCCTGGGCATACCGGCCGAGCACATCCCGCCCGGCCTCCAGGACCGCGCCCGCCTCTACCGCAGCGCCCTCGATGCCCTGGCCACCGCCGGCCGCCGCATCCTCCTCGTCCTCGACAACGCCGCCAGCGCTGCCCAGGTCGAGCCGCTGCTGCCCACCGACGGCCGCACCGCCGCCCTCGTCACCTCCCGCCACACCCTGGACATCGGCGCCCGCCTCCACGACCTGGACACCCTCACCCCGGATGCCGCCGTCGACCTGCTGGCCCGCGCGATCCACGAGGCGCGCGGCGCCGACGACACCCGCATCGCCGCCGACCCCGAGGCCGCCGCCACCATCGCCGAACTGTGCGCCGGGCTCCCCCTCGCCCTGCGGATCGCCGCCGCCCTGCTGGCCGACCATCCGACCCGCCCGGTCGCCTCCCTCGCCCAGGCGCTGGCCACCGCGCACACCCGCCTGGACCGGCTGCGCCGCGAGGACCGCGCGGTGCGGGCCGCGTTCGACCTCTCCTACCAGCAACTGGCGCACGCGCAGGCGCGGTTGTTCCGACTGCTCCCGCTCAACCCCGGGCCGGACGTCGGCACCGAGGCCGCTGCCGAACTGCTGGGCGAGGATCCGTACGAGTCCGAGTCGCTGCTCCAGGACCTGGCCCGGGCGCACCTGATCGAGCCGGGGCAGGCCTGGGGGCGGTGGCGGCTGCACGACCTGGTGCGGCTGTATGCGGACCGGCTCGGTGGCGAGCGTGGGGAGGAGGACGGGCGCAAGGACGCCCAAGAGCGGCTGTGCCAGTACTACTTGCTCGGTACCGATGCGGCCAGCGCGTATCTGGTCGAGCTCGATTCGGAGGGCGCCCCGCGATTCCCCGACCGCTCCAGCGCCCTGGCCTGGTTGGACGGTGAGTACGCCAACGTGGTCGCGCTCGCCCTCGCAATCGCCGCTTCGCCGCAGGACGGTGTCGGCAGAGTGGTCGACCTTGCCGCCGGCCTCATGCCCTTCTGCAACCTCCGCCGTCGCTACGACGACGACATCCGGATGTTCACTGCCGCTCTGCAGGTCTGCCAGTCCAGTGGTGACCTACAACAGGAGCGTGAGGTACTGAGCGGCCTGGCCATAGTCCTGTCCGCGGCATACCGCTTCGATGAGGCCCTGGCCATGCACACCCGCGCCCTCGCCATCTGCCACCGACTCGGTGACGATCGCCGGGCAACGGCCGAGTTGGGCAGGCTCAGTTCGGTCCTGATCGGCTTGAACCGGTACGAGGAGGCCGCGGATGCCAGCAGGGCGGCTGCCACGACGTTCCAGGAGTCGGGCGATGTGCTTGGCGAGGCCACGGCACTGACCAGTCTTGGGATGGCGCTGTACCAAGCTCAGCGTCTGGAGGAGGCAGTCGCCGCCAATGCGTCGGCTGTCGACTGCTACCGGGCGTTGGGCATGCGAGTCATGGAGGCCGTCGCCGCGACCAACACCGGCCTGGCCTTGCAGGGGCTGGGTCGCTTCCATGAAGCCCATCAGGTGCTTTCCCAAGCCATCGCCGTCTTCCGGGAATTCGGAGACCGCGCTCAGGAGGGCGATGCCCTGACCAAGTTGGGCATGACGCTGGCCGAACTGGGCCGGTTCGAGGAGGCCGTCGACGCGTTTGCCGAGAGCCTGGCCATCTCCAGGGAGTTCGGAGACCGTCACCTGGAGGTCGGTGACCTGGCCAACCTCGGTCTAGCACTTGGCTCGGCTGAGCGCTTCACCGAAGCAGTCGACACCCTTGGTGAAGCCACCGCACTCGCCCGTGACCTCGACGACGCCCATGCCGAGGCCGACGTGTGCGACAAGCTCGGCTCGGTGCTGCGCGGCGGTGGGCATTTCGAGGAGGCCGCGGAAGCACACCGCCAGGCCGTCCTCCTGTTCGAAGATCTGTACGCCCCCTACTCCGCCACCTCTGCGCGTTGCCACCTCGGCCTGGCGTTGCTGGCCCTGGACCGCGCAACCGAGGCCGTCGACGCGTTCCAGGGCGCTGTGGTCGGCTACCGCGACCTGACTGCCCCGCACGACGAAGGCTGTGCGTTCCACAGCCTCGGCCTCGCCCTGCTGCTGGCCGGCCGCCCTACCGAAGCGGCCGAGGCCCAGACCCGCGCGATCGCCCTCTTCCAGGGCACCAGCGACCGCCTGCAGGAGGCTCGCGCTTGGCACGCGCTGGGCCACGTGCAGTGCTATCTGAGCAAGTTCACCGAAGCGCAGGACTCCCACGCCCGCGCCCTGGCCCTCTTCACCGAACTCGCCGACCACGAAGCCGCCGCCGGCGCCCGCCTCGGCGCGGCCATCGCGCACAACGAGCACTGGCTGCGGTCCGACCCCCCGCAGCTGCCCTACTCCTCCAACGTGAACAGCCAGGCCTGA
- a CDS encoding GNAT family N-acetyltransferase has translation MMINPELHELTPANLDAACAIAVRPDQQHLVDPVVKSLAEAYVHPAGVAWPRLIVDDGRPVGFLMAFLDIDFAGDGTGRDIRSGLWRLNIAGDQQGRGYGRFAVEAVAAEIRRRGGSKLVVTWHPGDDGPEGFYLGLGFRKTGEMSGEEVVGELELVSSSRGSAEAASSAAREAVRRQ, from the coding sequence ATGATGATCAACCCGGAGCTGCACGAGCTCACCCCCGCCAATCTGGACGCCGCCTGCGCCATCGCGGTCCGCCCCGACCAGCAGCACCTGGTCGACCCCGTGGTGAAGTCCTTGGCCGAGGCCTATGTGCACCCCGCCGGAGTCGCCTGGCCCCGGCTGATCGTGGACGACGGCCGGCCCGTCGGCTTCCTGATGGCCTTCCTGGACATCGACTTCGCCGGCGACGGCACCGGTCGCGACATCCGATCCGGCCTGTGGCGCCTCAACATCGCCGGCGACCAACAGGGCCGTGGCTACGGGCGGTTCGCCGTCGAGGCCGTTGCCGCTGAGATCCGCAGGCGCGGTGGCAGCAAGCTCGTCGTCACCTGGCACCCCGGCGACGACGGCCCCGAGGGCTTCTACCTGGGCCTGGGCTTCCGCAAGACGGGGGAGATGAGCGGCGAAGAGGTCGTGGGGGAGCTTGAGTTGGTCAGTTCCAGCCGGGGGTCGGCGGAAGCGGCCAGCTCGGCGGCTCGGGAAGCGGTCCGTCGGCAGTGA
- a CDS encoding asparaginase, which yields MGRIVVISTGGTIASRWQGTGFAADARGDEVMATAAVPTGIEVEVVDLFSVNSPRLTTVHQLTLLETVHQVLADPAVDGIVVTHGTDTLEETAFLVDLHHHDPRPVVFTGAQLPMDAADGDGPGNLHDALVTAATVRDLGVLIVFDGKVHAARGTVKTQTVAADAFADPSGNRVGDVGFGRVCVLQTPERSAPLPLPVQPAVAPRVDVVVHHSDGDPVLFNAAIDAGAQGVVLVATGAGNATPEFVDAVAAARAQGVLVALTTRVSAGAVTEIYTHGGAVDLVAAGAVPTGTLRAGQARIAVLAALLAETAGERRTEVLRALLGQPDGQAAAVALPDGEAVAAELPDAA from the coding sequence ATGGGGCGGATCGTCGTCATCAGCACCGGCGGAACCATCGCCAGCCGCTGGCAGGGGACCGGCTTCGCCGCCGACGCCCGCGGCGACGAGGTGATGGCCACCGCCGCCGTGCCCACCGGCATCGAGGTCGAGGTGGTGGACCTGTTCAGCGTGAACAGCCCGCGCCTCACCACCGTCCACCAGCTCACCCTGCTGGAGACCGTGCACCAGGTGCTCGCCGACCCGGCGGTGGACGGCATCGTGGTCACCCATGGCACCGACACCCTGGAGGAGACCGCCTTCCTGGTCGACCTCCACCACCACGACCCGCGCCCGGTCGTCTTCACCGGCGCCCAGCTGCCGATGGACGCCGCCGACGGCGACGGCCCCGGCAACCTGCACGACGCCCTGGTCACCGCCGCCACCGTGCGCGACCTCGGCGTGCTGATCGTCTTCGACGGCAAGGTGCACGCCGCGCGCGGCACCGTGAAGACCCAGACCGTGGCCGCCGACGCATTCGCCGACCCGTCCGGCAACCGGGTCGGGGACGTCGGCTTCGGCCGGGTCTGCGTGCTGCAGACCCCCGAGCGGTCGGCCCCGCTCCCGCTGCCCGTCCAGCCGGCCGTCGCTCCCCGGGTCGACGTGGTGGTGCACCACAGCGACGGCGACCCGGTGCTGTTCAACGCCGCGATCGACGCCGGTGCGCAGGGCGTGGTGCTGGTCGCCACCGGCGCCGGCAACGCCACCCCGGAGTTCGTGGACGCGGTGGCCGCCGCCCGCGCCCAGGGGGTGCTGGTCGCCCTGACCACCCGGGTCTCAGCCGGTGCGGTCACCGAGATCTACACCCACGGCGGCGCGGTCGACCTGGTCGCCGCCGGAGCGGTCCCCACCGGGACGCTGCGCGCCGGCCAGGCCCGGATCGCCGTGCTCGCGGCGCTGCTGGCCGAGACGGCCGGCGAGCGCCGAACCGAGGTGCTGCGCGCGCTCCTCGGGCAGCCCGACGGGCAGGCCGCCGCTGTGGCTCTGCCCGACGGGGAGGCCGTCGCTGCGGAGCTGCCCGACGCGGCCTGA